From one Astatotilapia calliptera chromosome 10, fAstCal1.2, whole genome shotgun sequence genomic stretch:
- the arhgap32b gene encoding rho GTPase-activating protein 32 isoform X4 has translation MKSRPTKQKLKQRGILRERVFGCDLGEHLLNSGHDVPQVLKSCTEFIEKHGVVDGIYRLSGIASNIQKLRHEFDSEQIPDLTKDVYIQDIHCVGSLCKLYFRELPNPLLTYQLYEKFSEAVSAATDEERLIKIHDVIQQLPPPHYRTLEFLMRHLSRLAAFSYITNMHSKNLAIVWAPNLLRSKQIESACFSGTAAFMEVRIQSVVVEFILNHVDVLFSTKLSSLIREGAGHNSLSRPKSLLVSSPSTKLLSLEEAQARTQAQINSPVTEDSKYIEVGEGPAALQGKFHTVIEFPTERKRPPNKSKKSPVGSWRSFFNLGKSSSMSKRKLHRNPSEPNELKAMALAGGRGDTATLRSAKSEESLSSLHNVEGESKVYRPRRPRSSSDALSASFNGELLDSRQHCNSYDNLDGTEDSDGDDGPICVPALISPPRSAGEDVDLSPPDIGMASLDFDPMSFQCSLPDTSYAFPLDDSPVRAEGSTLKRNRGNICGKTNGSDLISASFISSLTSPLSTDTSVNTGEKAENKKLTASYSYTDKPTQAVSPIKCGKAASLTPFVTSDTLSAETRGKITAGQAVFPQSLSSPSICKDSPTLMGSVLLKVAEPSLSEVFQMELNSKLAAFDSVDSREVKGEDGVQQGPAANSQEHQGVTTLDSSKDPTPCSLNSTAPSSVPPPPPPKNAARMLALALAESAQQVSTQSQLRSSEPSTPLSPLQPHEASSFQDSPHPFVLQFQTASEDGAGRGSTPPPNSAATSVITVSSHPSTSSPSNKHQPPELTSMITKPSDSAKSSITASQPDVDPPPDTPLYNCAPLSTSPSRSSPTRKSPERQQPVTGPVPLHSSSSNSTAATTPSGNNKESGNLQQHGPEVKPEEKAPPPVLPKPPEQPAQKLKRSVPPPQTQTQQQSQAQIQPPAQTQPHTHSQTLVQPQPHLSKASARVAPTSAEPVEKPWEAIKPVQPCAESGKYHDSYGPTPPAPPVRTIESKLATAALSHSETSYHILGEGPPSGHMEDALPHHPLSPRKSSTHQPAYLYHAKGEPVLIDPPGAAYYHQRSVTLGPQSIPHHYQPDSVPPHTYVSKSEPQIPYSARIDNRYSTLGPRSYHHSIKSRGNPRSVYLAPGPGHQGYSHDRTHGYPTIRRVHSLHVPSSIRSVPIQRTEVPPDDDMFFYHRPVYQCKAYQQPPQQSSQADYHVTQLQPYFENGRVQYRYSPYSGSGPLEAPFYDIDPYGTIRVRHLHSYSGRDAGTLPGRPGGKATGYHYLTRHILPPGKEHSFVSRDMPPGHGSKEVAAYLSWDPEESERLRMHSIRRESRARLKVKGPVLSQYDNVGLFTPADISGYETLHLRSKSDPGKAVLIPSESKDGRYLPRQMVSDPEALMYMETDKHVQGSGVGDKPDALSKQSSSKKCQSSHSLPSALSHSLSHQQESGRHEAKYEPGDDGSRSKHKRNFQARYECPDSDHHQSKVKTSSGFHSTDDQSSAPREQIGRSKPERSHSVREQHYSQAKADLDRDYSCQKHSTKAVQSHYDNLDDYHPVPQPHAPVQKHGASSSYPAPGFPVSHNNRAYSTALGQGAFIQTSLAMQRPETEIHTE, from the exons GAGGCTGTATCAGCAGCGACAGACGAAGAACGACTCATCAAAATCCATGACGTCATCCAGCAGCTTCCGCCACCGCATTACAG GACCTTGGAGTTCCTCATGAGGCACCTTTCCCGCCTGGCAGCATTTAGCTACATAACCAACATGCACAGTAAGAACCTTGCCATCGTGTGGGCGCCCAACCTGCTGAG GTCAAAACAGATTGAATCCGCCTGCTTCAGCGGCACAGCAGCCTTCATGGAAGTTCGAATCCAGTCTGTAGTGGTGGAGTTCATTTTGAACCATGTTGATGTGCTTTTCAGCACTAAACTCAGCTCACTAATAAGAGAGGGAGCAG GTCACAACTCTTTGTCACGGCCAAAGTCCCTGCTGGTTTCATCACCCTCAACAAAGCTTCTAAGTCTAGAGGAGGCCCAGGCCAGGACCCAGGCTCAGATCAACTCTCCAGTCACTGAAGACAGCAAGTACATTGAAGTGGGTGAAGGTCCAGCTGCTCTGCAGGGCAAGTTCCACACCGTCATTGAGTTTCCCACAGAGAG GAAGAGACCGCCTAACAAGTCGAAGAAGTCTCCTGTAGGTAGTTGGCGTTCTTTCTTTAACCTGGGCAAGTCTTCCTCTATGTCCAAGCGGAAGTTGCACCGCAATCCCAGTGAGCCTAATGAGCTGAAGGCTATGGCTCTCGCTG gaggaagaggagacacTGCAACATTAAGGTCAGCCAAAAGTGAAGAGTCACTGAGTTCCCTGCATAATGTTGAAG GCGAGTCCAAGGTGTACCGTCCTCGGCGACCGCGCTCCAGCAGCGATGCTCTGTCAGCCTCTTTTAACGGCGAGCTGCTGGACAGCCGGCAGCACTGCAACTCGTATGATAACCTGGATGGCACAGAAGACAGCGACGGAGACGACGGACCCATCTGTGTGCCTGCTCTTATCTCGCCTCCACGCTCAGCAGGTGAAGACGTGGACCTCAGCCCTCCAGACATCGGGATGGCCTCCCTGGACTTCGACCCCATGTCATTCCAGTGCAGTCTCCCTGACACCTCCTATGCCTTCCCCCTGGATGATTCACCGGTCAGGGCTGAGGGCTCCACTTTAAAGAGGAACCGGGGCAACATCTGTGGCAAGACCAATGGCTCTGATCTCATCTCTGCCTCCTTCATCAGCAGCTTGACTTCCCCGCTATCCACCGATACCAGCGTGAATACAGGGGAAAAGGCAGAGAACAAGAAGCTGACTGCGTCTTACTCGTACACTGATAAACCCACACAGGCCGTGTCACCTATTAAATGTGGAAAGGCCGCCAGTTTGACACCTTTTGTCACTTCAGACACTTTGTCCGCAGAAACACGTGGGAAGATTACAGCTGGACAGGCTGTCTTTCCACAGTCTTTATCTTCTCCTTCGATATGCAAGGACTCTCCTACATTGATGGGCAGTGTATTGCTGAAAGTAGCTGAGCCATCGCTAAGTGAAGTTTTTCAAATGGAGCTGAATTCTAAACTGGCAGCCTTTGACAGTGTGGACAGCCGAGAGGTAAAGGGAGAGGACGGCGTGCAGCAGGGACCAGCTGCTAATAGCCAAGAGCACCAAG GAGTCACAACTCTGGACTCTTCAAAGGACCCAACCCCTTGTTCCCTCAACTCTACAGCACCCTCTTctgtccctcctcctccacctcctaaAAATGCTGCCCGCATGTTGGCCCTGGCCCTGGCTGAGTCTGCTCAGCAGGTGTCCACTCAGTCTCAACTGCGGTCTTCTGAGCCCTCAACACCGCTGTCCCCTCTGCAGCCGCATGAGGCCTCCAGCTTCCAGGACTCGCCACATCCTTTTGTCCTACAATTCCAGACTGCCTCAGAAGACGGAGCTGGACGAGGAAGTACTCCCCCACCAAACAGTGCTGCTACAAGTGTGATCACAGTTTCATCTCATCCCTCCACTTCCAGTCCTTCAAACAAACACCAGCCACCAGAGTTAACCAGCATGATCACTAAGCCATCAGACAGTGCCAAGTCCTCTATAACTGCATCGCAGCCAGACGTGGACCCCCCACCAGACACTCCACTTTACAATTGTGCCCCACTCTCCACATCACCCAGCCGGAGTTCTCCAACCAGGAAAAGTCCAGAAAGACAGCAGCCTGTGACAGGACCAGTCCCACTTCATAGTAGCTCATCCAATTCCACTGCAGCCACAACCCCCAGTGGCAACAACAAGGAGAGTGGAAACTTACAGCAGCATGGTCCTGAG GTCAAACCAGAGGAGAAGGCACCACCCCCAGTTCTTCCAAAACCACCAGAACAGCCAGCTCAGAAGCTGAAAAGATCAGTCCCACCACCCCAAACCCAAACTCAGCAGCAGAGCCAAGCCCAAATACAACCTCCAGCTCAgacacagcctcacacacattCCCAGACATTAGTCCAACCCCAGCCTCATCTCTCAAAGGCTAGCGCAAGAGTCGCACCCACCTCTGCTGAGCCTGTGGAGAAACCTTGGGAGGCCATAAAGCCAGTGCAGCCCTGTGCAGAGTCTGGAAAATATCACGACTCCTATGGACCCACTCCTCCTGCCCCTCCTGTTCGCACTATAGAGAGCAAACTGGCCACAGCAGCACTCAGCCACAGTGAAACCTCCTACCATATCCTGGGTGAAGGTCCTCCGTCTGGCCATATGGAGGATGCTCTCCCTCACCATCCTCTTTCTCCTCGTAAATCTTCCACGCACCAGCCAGCCTACCTGTACCACGCTAAAGGAGAACCCGTCCTAATTGATCCTCCAGGAGCTGCATACTACCACCAGAGGTCTGTAACTCTGGGCCCGCAGTCTATACCACACCACTACCAACCAGACAGTGTCCCTCCACACACCTATGTGTCAAAGTCTGAGCCTCAGATACCCTACAGTGCCCGAATAGATAACAGATACAGCACTTTAGGCCCCAGGTCCTACCATCACTCCATCAAGTCCAGAGGAAACCCCAGGAGTGTTTACCTAGCCCCAGGGCCTGGGCACCAGGGCTACAGTCATGACAGAACCCATGGCTATCCCACCATCCGCAGAGTGCACTCGCTCCATGTTCCTTCCAGCATTCGCTCAGTGCCCATCCAGAGGACTGAAGTTCCTCCAGATGACGACATGTTCTTCTACCACCGACCGGTGTACCAGTGCAAAGCCTACCAGCAGCCCCCGCAGCAGTCCTCGCAGGCAGACTACCATGTTACCCAGCTGCAGCCTTACTTTGAGAACGGACGAGTCCAGTACCGCTACAGTCCATATTCTGGTTCAGGCCCATTGGAGGCGCCTTTCTATGACATCGACCCATACGGCACTATCAGAGTCAGGCACCTTCACTCCTACAGCGGCCGAGATGCAGGAACACTTCCTGGGCGTCCTGGTGGGAAGGCGACTGGGTATCACTACCTCACTCGCCACATTCTTCCTCCTGGGAAGGAGCACAGTTTTGTGAGCAGGGACATGCCCCCCGGGCATGGGAGCAAAGAAGTTGCTGCTTACTTATCCTGGGACCCAGAGGAGTCCGAAAGGTTGCGTATGCATTCTATCCGCAGGGAGAGCAGGGCCAGGCTTAAGGTTAAAGGCCCCGTCCTCTCTCAATATGACAACGTGGGCTTGTTCACACCAGCAGATATATCAGGCTATGAAACCCTGCACCTGCGCAGTAAATCTGACCCAGGCAAAGCTGTGCTGATACCGTCTGAGAGCAAAGACGGCCGCTACCTGCCCAGACAAATGGTGTCGGACCCTGAAGCCCTCATGTACATGGAGACTGACAAGCATGTCCAGGGCAGCGGAGTGGGTGACAAGCCTGATGCACTTTCCAAGCAAAGCAGCTCCAAGAAATGCCAGTCCTCTCACTCCCTCCCCTCTGCTCTGAGCCACAGTCTCTCTCACCAGCAGGAGAGCGGTCGGCACGAGGCCAAGTATGAGCCCGGAGACGACGGCAGCAGGTCTAAACACAAGAGGAACTTTCAGGCGCGTTACGAGTGTCCAGattctgaccaccaccagagCAAAGTGAAAACATCAAGCGGCTTTCACAGCACAGACGATCAGTCATCAGCCCCCAGGGAACAAATCGGCCGCTCCAAACCCGAGCGATCGCACAGCGTCCGAGAGCAGCACTACAGCCAGGCCAAAGCAGACCTAGACAGAGACTACTCGTGTCAGAAACACAGCACGAAAGCAGTGCAGTCCCACTATGACAACTTGGACGATTACCACCCAGTACCTCAGCCTCATGCCCCTGTTCAAAAACATGGAGCGTCCAGCTCCTACCCAGCCCCAGGATTTCCAGTGAGCCACAACAACAGAGCTTACTCCACAGCTCTAGGTCAGGGGGCCTTTATCCAGACTAGCCTGGCCATGCAGAGGCCCGAGACAGAGATTCATACAGAGTGA
- the LOC113031110 gene encoding histone H3.3 gives MARTKQTARKSTGGKAPRKQLATKAARKSAPSTGGVKKPHRYRPGTVALREIRRYQKSTELLIRKLPFQRLVREIAQDFKTDLRFQSAAIGALQEASEAYLVGLFEDTNLCAIHAKRVTIMPKDIQLARRIRGERA, from the exons ATGGCTCGTACCAAGCAGACTGCTCGTAAGTCCACTGGAGGAAAGGCTCCTCGTAAGCAGCTGGCCACCAAGGCTGCCCGCAAGAGCGCCCCTTCCACAGGTGGTGTCAAAAAGCCCCATCGTTACAG GCCTGGTACGGTGGCTCTGAGAGAGATCCGTCGATACCAGAAGTCCACTGAGCTTCTGATCCGTAAGCTGCCCTTCCAGCGCCTGGTGAGGGAGATTGCTCAGGACTTCAAGACTGACCTACGTTTCCAGAGCGCTGCCATTGGAGCTCTGCA g GAGGCTAGTGAGGCGTACCTGGTGGGTCTGTTTGAGGACACTAACCTGTGTGCCATCCATGCCAAGCGTGTCACTATTATGCCCAAAGACATCCAGCTGGCACGCCGCATCCGTGGAGAGCGCGCTTAG